In one Bacillus sp. PK3_68 genomic region, the following are encoded:
- a CDS encoding DUF779 domain-containing protein, producing MVERVTATPAALELIDKLKQKYGPLMFHQSGGCCDGSSPMCYPEGEFLTGDSDVLLGKIGGSSFYISEAQYEYWKHTQLIIDVVDGRGGMFSLEGPEGKRFLTRSRVFTPEERQELNI from the coding sequence ATGGTTGAACGTGTAACAGCCACCCCTGCTGCCCTTGAATTAATTGACAAGCTGAAGCAAAAATACGGTCCCCTTATGTTTCACCAATCGGGAGGCTGCTGTGATGGCAGCTCCCCAATGTGTTATCCGGAGGGTGAATTCTTAACAGGCGATAGTGACGTACTGCTTGGTAAAATTGGCGGCTCCTCTTTTTATATTAGTGAAGCCCAATATGAATACTGGAAACATACACAGCTGATCATTGATGTCGTTGACGGACGTGGCGGGATGTTTTCCCTCGAAGGTCCTGAAGGCAAGCGATTTTTAACGAGGTCGCGTGTCTTCACACCGGAAGAGCGTCAGGAATTAAATATTTAA
- a CDS encoding alpha-hydroxy-acid oxidizing protein: protein MSQPEQLIPAEEVSKEVEFPLSFDEWEQKAASLMQAGGYGYASSGAGKGETAKRNEEAFGKWAIVPRMLSDVSNADMSVSLFGRTYKRPFLLAPIGMQKLAHPEGELASVRAAAALGIPFVLSTVASHSIEQVAAAAPTGSKWFQLYWSNNEDVSFSMAERAENAGYEAIVVTVDTIRTGFRETDIRNQFSPLAKGLGKANYESDPAFMNALKSHDEEAIVTSMLENMQTLSLHWNHIAKLKERTNLPVLLKGILHPEDAKRALEYGVDGLVVSNHGGRQLDGTIASIDALPAIAEAVQKRVPVLFDSGIRRGTDVIKALALGADAVLIGRPFLYGLAAHGQQGIEKVIENFTRETEISLSLCGIANLSQLGMLKMVRDSFGQF, encoded by the coding sequence ATGAGTCAACCAGAACAGCTAATACCGGCTGAAGAAGTCAGTAAAGAAGTCGAATTTCCGCTTTCATTTGATGAGTGGGAGCAAAAAGCGGCGAGTCTCATGCAGGCTGGTGGATACGGCTATGCCAGCTCGGGTGCTGGAAAAGGAGAAACAGCTAAAAGGAACGAAGAAGCCTTTGGCAAATGGGCAATTGTTCCGAGAATGTTAAGCGATGTGTCTAATGCCGACATGAGCGTGTCATTATTTGGCCGCACATATAAGCGGCCGTTTCTGCTGGCACCGATCGGCATGCAAAAGCTTGCTCATCCCGAGGGAGAATTGGCCTCTGTTAGAGCCGCCGCCGCTTTAGGAATTCCTTTTGTATTAAGTACAGTAGCAAGCCATTCTATTGAACAAGTAGCAGCGGCCGCCCCAACGGGCTCTAAATGGTTTCAGCTTTATTGGTCTAACAACGAAGATGTTTCTTTCAGCATGGCGGAAAGAGCGGAGAATGCAGGTTATGAAGCCATTGTCGTGACAGTGGATACAATTCGAACAGGCTTCCGTGAAACCGATATTCGCAATCAATTTTCCCCGCTCGCTAAAGGCTTGGGGAAAGCGAATTACGAAAGTGATCCTGCCTTTATGAATGCCTTAAAGAGCCATGATGAGGAAGCAATAGTTACGTCTATGCTGGAAAACATGCAAACGTTATCTCTTCATTGGAACCATATCGCCAAGCTGAAAGAAAGAACCAACTTGCCTGTTTTGTTAAAAGGTATTTTACACCCTGAAGATGCAAAAAGGGCATTAGAATATGGGGTAGACGGCCTAGTCGTTTCCAATCATGGAGGACGACAGCTCGACGGAACGATCGCTTCTATTGATGCTCTCCCTGCTATTGCGGAGGCTGTCCAAAAAAGGGTGCCTGTTTTATTTGATAGCGGCATCCGGCGAGGCACTGACGTGATTAAAGCTCTTGCACTAGGTGCGGATGCGGTTTTAATTGGACGACCATTCCTTTATGGCCTGGCGGCTCATGGACAACAGGGAATAGAAAAGGTTATTGAGAATTTCACCCGTGAAACGGAAATCTCCCTTTCACTCTGCGGTATAGCTAATTTATCTCAGCTTGGCATGCTTAAAATGGTAAGAGATTCGTTCGGCCAATTCTAA
- a CDS encoding MFS transporter — MTGQAYIRTKADKIWTKDFILICLANFFIFLGFQMTLPTVPLFVEHLGGSEQSIGIITGIFTFSALLLRPYVGHALEKRGRQLIYMLGLAIFVFSVGSFGFAVSIAFLLALRIIQGIGWSFSTTATGTIATDLIPPKRRGEGMGYFGLSGNLAMAIGPALGLTLASSISFAKLFMICAGLGVVALILSTRVRYKKAEPSLKKESPGRFDILEKTAVKPSVLLFFITITFGGISSFLPLYTAQKGIGGIEMYFLIFALFLMITRTFAGRIYDRKGHIAIFLPGSFIIFIAMLLLAWLPNSTALFIAAALYGTGFGSVNPALQAWSVNQAPNNRKAMANATFFSFFDLGVGVGAVAFGQIAFLLGYKDIYLASAVSVFLSMLLYTIMLLKERGKQIR; from the coding sequence ATGACCGGGCAAGCATACATACGGACAAAAGCGGATAAAATCTGGACAAAAGACTTTATTCTTATTTGTCTGGCAAATTTCTTCATTTTTCTCGGATTTCAAATGACATTGCCGACCGTACCTCTTTTTGTTGAACATCTGGGGGGCAGCGAGCAGTCCATCGGTATTATTACAGGGATCTTCACTTTTTCTGCTCTTTTGCTCCGGCCTTATGTAGGCCATGCGTTAGAAAAGAGAGGACGTCAGCTCATTTATATGCTCGGGCTCGCTATTTTTGTCTTTTCAGTTGGTTCTTTCGGTTTTGCTGTCAGTATTGCCTTTCTGCTTGCCTTGCGCATTATTCAGGGAATCGGCTGGAGCTTTTCAACAACAGCCACCGGCACAATTGCGACTGACTTAATCCCTCCTAAACGACGCGGTGAGGGGATGGGCTATTTCGGGCTTTCCGGTAACCTTGCTATGGCGATCGGCCCCGCCTTGGGATTAACTCTGGCTAGCTCAATCTCCTTTGCAAAGTTGTTTATGATTTGTGCCGGTCTGGGTGTGGTTGCACTCATCCTATCAACCAGGGTACGTTACAAGAAGGCAGAACCTTCTTTAAAGAAAGAGTCTCCTGGCAGATTTGACATTTTAGAAAAAACAGCAGTTAAACCATCCGTGCTACTGTTCTTTATCACGATTACGTTTGGTGGGATTTCTTCTTTTTTACCTTTGTACACAGCGCAAAAAGGCATTGGCGGAATTGAAATGTACTTTTTGATTTTCGCTCTCTTTCTCATGATTACCCGAACATTTGCTGGCAGAATTTATGATAGAAAAGGGCATATCGCTATTTTTCTCCCAGGATCTTTCATTATTTTTATCGCTATGCTTTTGCTTGCATGGCTTCCTAACTCTACAGCTCTTTTTATAGCAGCAGCGCTATATGGCACAGGTTTCGGCAGTGTCAATCCTGCTTTGCAAGCCTGGTCAGTTAATCAGGCGCCAAACAACCGAAAAGCGATGGCCAATGCGACGTTTTTCTCCTTTTTTGATCTTGGTGTAGGCGTTGGAGCAGTAGCCTTTGGTCAAATCGCCTTTTTGCTCGGTTACAAGGACATTTACTTAGCCTCAGCTGTCTCAGTGTTTTTATCTATGCTTCTGTACACCATCATGTTATTAAAAGAACGGGGAAAGCAAATCAGGTAG
- a CDS encoding LLM class flavin-dependent oxidoreductase: MMTAIKPKHFQGIPLSVLDLAPINEGSNAAQSFKNSTNLAQHVEKWGFHRYWLAEHHNMPGIASSATSVIIGHIAGATKHIRVGSGGIMLPNHATLVIAEQFGTLESLYPGRIDLGIGRAPGSDQATAFALRRTLHSRVEDFPLQLDELQAYFEGSPSARVRSFPGEGLDIPIWLLGSSDFSARLAAQKGLPFAFASHFAAEYTLPALKIYRDNFTPSSVLQEPYAMVGVNIIAADTEERAQWLATSQQQQFLSLRRGEPTQLKPPIDDIDQVWSPFERAAIEKTLDSRATIVGTPEIVQQKLSSFLEETKANEIIVNSQIFHHQDRLRSYEIVADMME; this comes from the coding sequence ATGATGACTGCAATAAAACCAAAACACTTCCAAGGCATTCCTTTATCTGTGCTCGATCTTGCTCCTATTAACGAAGGAAGCAATGCAGCACAGTCTTTTAAGAATAGTACCAACCTCGCTCAGCACGTGGAAAAATGGGGATTTCACCGTTATTGGCTGGCTGAGCATCACAATATGCCGGGCATTGCCAGTTCAGCGACGTCCGTAATCATCGGCCATATCGCCGGAGCGACCAAGCATATTCGCGTCGGATCGGGAGGCATTATGCTGCCGAACCACGCGACGCTTGTTATAGCCGAACAATTTGGAACACTCGAGTCCTTATATCCCGGCCGGATCGATCTCGGCATTGGCCGTGCCCCTGGCAGCGACCAGGCGACCGCTTTTGCACTGCGCCGCACACTTCATAGCCGCGTCGAGGATTTTCCGCTGCAGTTGGACGAACTCCAAGCTTACTTTGAAGGAAGTCCCTCTGCCCGTGTACGTTCGTTTCCTGGCGAGGGCTTGGACATTCCAATCTGGCTGCTTGGCTCAAGCGATTTCAGCGCCCGCCTTGCTGCTCAGAAAGGTTTGCCTTTTGCTTTTGCCAGTCACTTTGCGGCAGAATATACACTTCCAGCTTTAAAAATTTATCGCGACAACTTTACCCCTTCCAGTGTGCTTCAGGAGCCGTACGCTATGGTTGGAGTAAATATTATTGCCGCTGATACGGAAGAAAGAGCTCAGTGGTTAGCCACTTCTCAACAGCAGCAATTTCTAAGCTTAAGAAGGGGCGAACCCACACAGTTGAAGCCGCCTATTGATGATATTGATCAAGTTTGGAGTCCATTTGAACGAGCCGCCATTGAGAAAACGCTGGATTCACGGGCCACTATTGTTGGTACACCTGAAATTGTTCAGCAAAAACTTTCCAGCTTCCTGGAAGAAACAAAAGCGAATGAAATTATCGTTAATTCACAAATTTTTCACCACCAAGACCGGCTGCGTTCGTATGAGATTGTAGCCGACATGATGGAATAG
- a CDS encoding group-specific protein, giving the protein MGQCNIDHSQQDVIQKLESQKEFLSTSLYENLYKFLKDQHAQHTLNELFHLLKKYDLSSQEEQETRNEKLRQLVKG; this is encoded by the coding sequence ATGGGACAGTGTAATATTGATCATTCACAACAAGATGTGATTCAAAAGCTGGAAAGCCAAAAAGAATTTCTTTCGACATCTTTATATGAAAATTTGTACAAGTTTTTAAAAGACCAGCACGCACAGCATACGCTAAATGAACTTTTCCACTTACTTAAAAAATATGATCTATCCTCCCAGGAAGAGCAAGAAACAAGAAATGAAAAGCTAAGGCAGCTCGTTAAGGGATAA
- a CDS encoding TIGR03943 family protein: MFRIYILLLFTFFFFHLHASGNITKYINMKYAYLSYSAIFIFALLTVVQAYDYFKGSEESADETCCDHDHEHEKDKPFYQRWLFYLVFGFPLVAGLFFPVATLDSTIVKSKGFSFKPMEQIEAADHYAQTQYLKPDTSVYYGKEGYDELMEKELAKYASKQEIVLDDAQFLKGMETIYDFPGDFLGKSIEFDGFAFHGESTDKRQLFVLRFGIIHCVADSGAFGMLVEFPEETNLQDDDWIHVKGTLSSIYYQPFKSTIPVLFVKEWHPIDKPKDPYVYRGY; this comes from the coding sequence ATGTTTCGAATCTATATTTTATTGCTGTTTACCTTTTTCTTTTTTCATCTCCATGCTTCCGGAAATATCACTAAATATATCAATATGAAATATGCATATTTATCATACAGCGCGATTTTTATTTTTGCGCTTCTTACCGTTGTTCAGGCCTATGACTATTTTAAGGGATCAGAGGAGTCAGCCGATGAGACATGCTGTGACCATGATCACGAACACGAAAAGGATAAGCCTTTTTACCAGCGGTGGCTTTTCTATCTTGTTTTTGGTTTTCCTTTAGTAGCAGGTTTGTTTTTCCCGGTTGCTACACTGGATTCAACAATCGTTAAATCAAAGGGGTTTTCATTCAAGCCGATGGAACAAATAGAGGCTGCCGACCATTATGCCCAAACTCAATATTTAAAGCCTGATACGAGTGTCTATTACGGCAAAGAGGGGTATGATGAGCTGATGGAAAAGGAGTTAGCTAAATATGCCTCTAAGCAGGAGATCGTTTTAGATGATGCTCAGTTTTTAAAAGGAATGGAAACTATTTATGATTTTCCAGGGGACTTTCTTGGAAAGAGCATTGAGTTTGATGGTTTTGCTTTTCATGGAGAGAGTACGGATAAGCGACAGCTGTTTGTGCTTCGTTTTGGTATCATTCATTGTGTCGCAGATTCAGGGGCTTTTGGGATGCTAGTTGAATTCCCGGAAGAAACAAATCTTCAAGATGATGATTGGATTCATGTGAAAGGCACCTTGTCATCCATTTATTATCAGCCGTTCAAGTCAACGATCCCAGTATTGTTTGTAAAAGAATGGCATCCGATCGATAAGCCAAAAGATCCTTATGTCTATAGAGGGTATTAA